One genomic segment of Paenibacillus sp. FSL H8-0332 includes these proteins:
- a CDS encoding ABC transporter ATP-binding protein, translating to MEIIIPVVFIQVVVTLGGISTSLYYSKIDPVARQILHKKIVAQLIHTIMHTDTKNLDNAAYLNDFSFAINQVEKRTTGSILLISNLLSNVVGIIATVSVIGVMHVELVAIVIITVCAAFIINTTLIKTQYRFDQDILSPNRKKKYVERTFYMKRYALELRLYPIQKILLNLYDNAVKEILHSTKKYGWKTGALQFLRAFNQEVVLYWGTMVVLLLSLIHSESWSPAANIIPITIAVYSFSGYLFGLTEVITSLKEYQLYSDKLFLFLQPDKSLECRKGLPVPLNNGNTIAFENVSFGYVASDKQVLENVNLRFDPGEKIALVGVNGSGKSTIIKLLLGLYDHYSGEITINGESILKHDIQQYRKQFSVVQQDFQYYACTVAENILMDKADTSANAVSERIVQAIHEVDLNLDRTPEELLNTYITSEFSTDGLSLSKGQYQKMAIARIFVSKRNFIILDEPTSSLDPVAEYQLFNHILEHFHDKTIIIISHRLTAAKSADKIYLIDGGTVMESGSHEQLMSQEGKYSELYRLQAEKYL from the coding sequence ATGGAGATTATAATCCCTGTTGTCTTCATTCAAGTCGTTGTCACGCTTGGGGGAATAAGTACATCCTTGTATTACAGCAAAATAGATCCCGTTGCCCGGCAGATTCTTCACAAAAAAATTGTTGCACAGTTAATACATACGATAATGCACACAGATACTAAAAACTTGGACAACGCAGCTTATCTCAACGATTTCTCCTTTGCCATCAACCAGGTTGAGAAGAGAACGACGGGAAGCATATTGTTAATCTCCAATTTGTTATCCAATGTAGTGGGAATCATCGCAACCGTTTCAGTCATTGGAGTTATGCATGTTGAACTGGTAGCTATAGTAATTATAACGGTCTGTGCTGCCTTTATAATCAATACTACATTAATAAAGACACAATACCGGTTCGACCAGGACATCCTCTCGCCCAATAGAAAGAAGAAATACGTTGAAAGAACCTTTTATATGAAAAGGTATGCGTTAGAGCTAAGGTTGTATCCCATACAGAAGATCTTGTTGAATTTGTACGATAATGCTGTAAAGGAAATCTTACACTCCACGAAAAAGTATGGCTGGAAAACAGGCGCTTTGCAATTTTTGAGAGCTTTTAATCAGGAAGTCGTCTTATATTGGGGAACCATGGTAGTTCTTCTACTCTCATTAATTCACAGTGAAAGCTGGAGCCCAGCTGCTAATATAATTCCTATAACAATTGCAGTCTATAGTTTTTCAGGCTATTTATTCGGCTTAACCGAAGTCATTACCTCACTCAAAGAATATCAGCTGTATTCAGATAAGTTATTTCTCTTTTTGCAACCGGATAAGTCTTTGGAGTGTCGAAAAGGATTACCTGTTCCATTAAACAACGGTAATACTATCGCTTTTGAAAATGTAAGCTTCGGATATGTAGCAAGTGATAAACAAGTGTTAGAGAATGTAAACCTTCGTTTTGATCCAGGGGAAAAGATAGCATTGGTCGGTGTCAACGGTTCAGGGAAAAGCACCATCATTAAGTTATTGCTCGGTCTGTATGACCATTACTCGGGTGAGATCACCATCAACGGGGAATCCATTTTGAAGCATGATATACAGCAGTATCGTAAGCAGTTCTCAGTAGTGCAGCAGGATTTCCAATATTATGCATGTACGGTAGCGGAAAATATACTAATGGACAAAGCGGATACATCTGCAAATGCTGTTTCCGAGCGAATCGTGCAAGCCATTCATGAGGTTGATTTGAACCTGGATCGTACGCCCGAAGAATTATTGAATACCTACATAACCTCTGAATTTAGTACCGATGGACTCAGCTTATCCAAAGGGCAATATCAAAAAATGGCTATAGCCCGTATCTTTGTGAGTAAAAGGAATTTCATTATCCTTGATGAGCCGACCAGTTCGTTAGATCCTGTAGCCGAATATCAGTTGTTCAATCACATTTTAGAACATTTCCATGATAAGACGATTATCATTATTTCCCATCGGTTAACAGCCGCCAAATCAGCGGATAAGATCTATTTGATTGATGGAGGCACGGTCATGGAGAGCGGTTCACATGAACAGCTCATGAGTCAGGAAGGGAAATATTCAGAACTCTATAGACTTCAAGCAGAAAAGTACCTGTAA
- a CDS encoding stalk domain-containing protein gives MIKLVSTTVLAFLLCFVSIPSVFAEAALISDKNLEQAIRVELKKPAAPLTKEDLQTLTSLYPSDPEQKINSLSGLEHAVNLKSLMLPGLGITNIEPLQNLHKITFLALNDNQITGLEPLQTLSQLKQLNLDANNIEKLDALAGLTHLTDLLIGNNQVKDLTPIQSLVKLNWLIINDNQIQSLEPLRNHPELEHVYFENNLVEDISVLTTLPKLKEVSISNNPLNAGAQKILTELAAKGVEVLDEESKEAATPSNPDEIMVHLNGERITFQAPPIRQNGSVMVPFRAIFEALGLKVEWDSKTQTIKGSKPGTLIKLKLGSTTAEINGNQKKLTVAPSNIKGSTYVPLRFIGEAVDAKVNWLAEIQTATISTKQPFTTKDKKIQVTGYSDWSDVTSSVENAVDHQLFLISPEKSMLVISHYSKSELDMNFEQYISFVKKDITDKNASKITEQSVKAGKINAKQLTYTLGDADEKLIFQMILFEKNNEIYTLLSASPVKISKQAKAEFNEILKSIQVN, from the coding sequence ATGATCAAACTTGTATCCACCACTGTACTCGCTTTTCTGCTATGCTTCGTTTCTATTCCATCCGTATTCGCAGAAGCCGCTCTCATCTCAGACAAGAACCTGGAACAGGCGATTCGCGTCGAGCTGAAGAAGCCGGCCGCTCCCCTTACCAAAGAAGATCTGCAGACCCTAACATCCCTCTATCCTAGTGATCCTGAGCAGAAAATTAACAGTCTTAGCGGACTTGAGCACGCTGTTAATTTAAAAAGCTTAATGCTCCCAGGGCTGGGCATCACCAACATTGAGCCCCTTCAAAATCTACACAAAATCACCTTCCTGGCTCTGAACGACAATCAGATCACTGGGCTGGAGCCGCTGCAAACACTATCCCAACTGAAACAGCTTAATCTCGATGCAAATAACATAGAGAAGCTTGATGCACTAGCAGGATTGACCCATCTAACAGACCTGTTAATTGGCAATAATCAGGTTAAGGATCTGACGCCCATTCAATCATTGGTTAAGCTGAACTGGTTAATCATAAACGATAATCAGATCCAGTCTCTGGAACCGCTAAGAAATCACCCGGAGCTGGAGCATGTCTACTTTGAGAATAATCTGGTCGAGGATATTAGTGTCTTAACCACTCTTCCGAAGCTTAAGGAGGTTTCCATCAGCAATAATCCTCTGAATGCAGGTGCACAGAAAATTCTAACCGAGCTCGCTGCCAAAGGCGTCGAAGTGCTTGATGAAGAGAGCAAAGAAGCGGCCACACCTTCAAATCCTGACGAAATCATGGTGCATTTGAATGGCGAGCGTATTACATTCCAAGCTCCACCCATCCGGCAAAATGGATCGGTCATGGTTCCGTTCCGTGCTATTTTTGAAGCATTGGGACTGAAGGTTGAATGGGATTCCAAAACGCAAACGATTAAAGGAAGCAAACCGGGTACGCTGATCAAGCTTAAGCTGGGTTCAACTACTGCTGAGATTAATGGCAATCAGAAAAAACTGACCGTGGCCCCTTCTAACATCAAGGGAAGCACCTACGTTCCATTGCGTTTCATCGGCGAAGCCGTGGATGCGAAGGTGAACTGGCTCGCGGAGATTCAAACCGCCACAATATCTACGAAGCAGCCTTTTACAACCAAGGATAAAAAAATCCAAGTCACAGGCTACAGTGATTGGAGTGACGTAACTTCTTCTGTAGAGAATGCAGTAGATCACCAGTTGTTCTTAATCTCACCCGAGAAGAGTATGCTGGTAATTAGCCATTATAGTAAGAGTGAGTTAGATATGAACTTTGAACAATATATTAGCTTTGTCAAAAAAGATATAACGGACAAGAATGCATCGAAAATCACGGAACAGTCCGTAAAGGCAGGAAAAATCAATGCGAAGCAGTTGACCTATACTTTGGGAGATGCAGATGAAAAGCTTATTTTTCAAATGATTCTATTCGAGAAAAACAATGAAATCTATACCCTGCTGTCAGCTTCGCCAGTGAAGATTAGCAAGCAAGCCAAAGCTGAATTCAATGAAATATTGAAAAGCATACAAGTGAACTAA
- a CDS encoding MBL fold metallo-hydrolase, with the protein MEATYDLFTIKTHCMNFLNYAYLGIDKTSRKAFVVDPSWDVSQMIRILDSHEATVTAVLLTHSHFDHTNMVKKLELLYRPTVYISKTEADYYKYRCNRLRTVEDMDLIRIGDSRITCLVTPGHTQGSVCYWGQDHLFSGDTVFIEGCGLCDSSGGSAEDMFHSIHRLIRLIPPSTRVYPGHSFGDLPGKEMSYLYKNNLYFQIDDINHFVKFRNRKNNARLLDFK; encoded by the coding sequence ATGGAAGCAACCTATGATCTGTTTACGATTAAAACGCATTGCATGAATTTCCTGAACTACGCATATCTCGGTATTGACAAGACTTCCCGCAAAGCTTTTGTAGTTGATCCATCCTGGGATGTATCGCAGATGATCCGTATTCTGGATTCGCATGAGGCCACAGTCACGGCTGTTCTGCTGACCCACTCTCATTTTGATCATACCAATATGGTGAAGAAGCTTGAACTGCTCTACCGTCCTACTGTCTACATCTCCAAAACCGAGGCAGATTACTATAAATACCGCTGCAACCGGCTCCGAACCGTCGAGGACATGGACCTCATTCGTATCGGTGATTCACGGATTACCTGTCTTGTGACGCCCGGCCATACGCAGGGAAGTGTCTGTTACTGGGGGCAAGACCATCTGTTCTCCGGGGATACGGTATTTATTGAAGGCTGCGGCTTATGTGACAGTAGCGGAGGCTCGGCAGAGGATATGTTCCACAGCATCCACCGGCTCATCCGGCTGATTCCTCCCAGCACCCGGGTATACCCGGGACATTCCTTCGGCGATCTGCCAGGCAAAGAGATGAGCTATCTCTACAAAAATAATCTGTATTTCCAGATTGATGATATCAATCATTTTGTGAAATTCAGGAACCGTAAGAATAATGCCAGACTGCTTGATTTCAAATAA
- a CDS encoding FAD-dependent oxidoreductase: MVSEQEKRSDVVIIGGGLGGTAAALAAAKAGLRVLVTEETDWLGGQLTSQAVPPDEHRWIEQSGSTASYREFRSRVREYYRRNYPLTEAARSNPILNPGNGWVSRLAHEPKVALAVLQEMLAPYVNTGRIEVLYHTVPVAADTEGDYVTGVTVRQGTGGKLFRLRGVYYLDATECGDLLPLAGVEHISGAEARNETGEPHALETADPLDMQSITHVAAVDYVPDGDYTIPRPRDYDYWREYVPSFSQYPILSWFASDADDTTKLKQFTMFPNEQGIVSLWDYRRIVDPAIWTEPLNDGEVTLLNWALNDYYAGPIIGVSPEERERHLEGARQLTLSLVYWLQTEAPRLDGGKGYPGVRLRGDVLGTEDGLAKAPYIRESRRIRGLYTIAEQDVSKELRGAAGPRRYEDSVGVGSYHLDLHPTTVSQRTFYIPNHPYEIPLGALIPVRVKNLLPACKNISMTQIANGCYRLHPTEWNIGEAAGTLAAYAIRQQVEPSAVRESAEHLKAYQQQLIALGVQLHWTLEELEA; this comes from the coding sequence ATGGTTAGCGAACAGGAGAAGCGTTCGGATGTTGTAATTATTGGCGGCGGCCTTGGAGGAACGGCGGCAGCACTGGCCGCAGCCAAGGCAGGACTGCGGGTGCTTGTGACAGAGGAGACGGACTGGCTGGGCGGGCAATTGACCTCCCAGGCCGTGCCGCCGGATGAGCACCGCTGGATTGAGCAATCGGGCAGTACCGCATCTTACCGGGAGTTCCGCAGTAGAGTCAGGGAGTATTACAGGCGGAATTATCCGCTTACGGAAGCTGCCAGGAGCAATCCTATACTGAATCCCGGCAACGGTTGGGTCAGCCGGCTGGCACATGAGCCAAAGGTAGCACTGGCTGTTCTGCAGGAGATGCTGGCCCCATATGTGAACACCGGGCGGATCGAGGTGCTCTATCATACGGTGCCGGTCGCTGCCGATACTGAAGGAGATTACGTTACTGGAGTGACCGTCCGGCAGGGAACGGGCGGTAAGCTTTTCAGGCTGCGGGGAGTCTACTATCTGGATGCCACGGAATGCGGCGATCTGCTCCCGCTTGCCGGAGTAGAGCATATCAGCGGTGCCGAGGCCCGCAACGAGACAGGGGAGCCCCATGCGCTGGAGACAGCAGACCCGCTCGACATGCAGTCGATTACCCATGTGGCGGCAGTGGACTATGTTCCGGATGGAGACTATACAATCCCGCGTCCAAGAGATTATGATTACTGGCGCGAATATGTCCCATCATTCTCGCAGTATCCGATCTTAAGCTGGTTTGCTTCAGATGCTGACGATACGACCAAGCTGAAGCAGTTCACGATGTTCCCGAATGAGCAGGGGATTGTCTCCCTGTGGGATTACCGGCGGATCGTGGACCCGGCCATCTGGACGGAGCCGCTGAATGACGGCGAAGTTACACTGCTGAACTGGGCACTGAACGATTACTACGCCGGGCCAATCATCGGAGTATCGCCGGAGGAACGGGAGCGGCATCTAGAGGGAGCACGGCAGCTCACCCTCTCGCTCGTGTATTGGCTCCAGACCGAAGCGCCCCGCCTGGACGGCGGGAAGGGCTACCCGGGTGTACGGCTGCGCGGAGATGTGCTCGGCACGGAGGACGGACTTGCCAAAGCCCCTTATATCCGTGAATCCCGGCGTATTCGCGGTCTATACACAATAGCCGAGCAGGATGTGAGCAAGGAGCTGCGCGGGGCGGCGGGACCGCGCCGTTATGAGGACAGCGTGGGGGTAGGCAGCTATCACCTGGATCTTCACCCTACAACGGTGAGCCAGCGAACCTTCTACATCCCGAACCATCCTTATGAGATCCCGCTCGGCGCCTTGATCCCGGTGCGGGTCAAGAACCTGCTCCCGGCTTGCAAGAACATATCCATGACCCAGATTGCGAACGGCTGCTACCGCCTGCATCCCACAGAATGGAATATCGGCGAAGCGGCGGGCACCCTTGCGGCCTATGCCATCAGGCAGCAGGTCGAACCATCGGCAGTCAGGGAATCAGCGGAACATCTAAAGGCCTATCAGCAGCAATTGATTGCGCTCGGTGTTCAGCTGCACTGGACTCTGGAGGAGCTGGAGGCCTAA
- a CDS encoding acyltransferase domain-containing protein: protein MHSEIVFMFSGQGSQYNKMGLELFGKQPVFRQSMERLDRIVHQLTGKSVIEELYQNSRGKGASFENIVYSHPAIFMVQYALAETLEAVGITPRYTLGVSLGEYVALAVAKVLTPEQVLELIVTQVRLLEDTCDNGAMIAVLDHVQLYHANAELNTRSELIAVNFDKHFTIACRSAHTGEIQQFLREQGVASLKLPVNYAFHSAFIDELEKPYRTYMQKIDYKTPAPGVTLVSAMTGGNVQTVDESFLWDVVRKPMNFRTALESMTAGGPRRLLDLSPSGTLENFSKYILGKPLAHKVRSVITPMASELKKLNEIVNDTLEV from the coding sequence ATGCACAGCGAAATCGTATTTATGTTCTCCGGGCAAGGCTCGCAATATAATAAAATGGGGCTTGAATTGTTCGGGAAGCAGCCGGTATTCCGGCAATCGATGGAACGCCTGGACCGGATTGTTCATCAGCTGACCGGCAAGAGCGTGATCGAAGAGCTGTATCAGAACTCACGAGGTAAGGGCGCCAGCTTCGAAAATATTGTCTATTCCCATCCTGCAATCTTCATGGTGCAATACGCGCTGGCGGAGACTCTGGAAGCTGTGGGAATAACTCCACGTTACACGCTGGGAGTCAGTCTCGGGGAGTATGTTGCACTGGCGGTGGCTAAGGTGCTGACGCCTGAACAGGTGCTGGAGCTGATTGTGACGCAAGTACGGCTGCTAGAGGATACCTGCGACAACGGCGCGATGATTGCCGTTCTGGATCATGTTCAGCTCTATCACGCGAACGCCGAGCTGAACACCCGCTCCGAGCTGATCGCTGTGAATTTCGACAAGCACTTCACCATCGCCTGCAGAAGCGCGCATACCGGTGAAATCCAGCAGTTCCTCAGAGAACAGGGTGTGGCCAGTCTGAAGCTGCCTGTGAACTACGCCTTTCATTCCGCATTCATCGATGAACTGGAGAAGCCTTACCGTACATATATGCAAAAGATCGATTACAAGACGCCTGCTCCGGGAGTGACACTGGTATCGGCCATGACCGGGGGGAATGTGCAGACGGTGGATGAATCCTTCCTGTGGGATGTGGTGAGGAAGCCGATGAATTTCCGCACAGCCCTGGAGAGTATGACTGCCGGCGGGCCGCGGCGGCTGCTCGATCTGAGCCCGTCGGGTACCCTGGAGAACTTCAGCAAGTATATTCTCGGCAAGCCGCTGGCCCATAAGGTCCGCTCAGTGATTACGCCCATGGCCAGCGAGCTGAAGAAGCTGAATGAGATTGTGAATGATACCTTAGAAGTCTGA
- a CDS encoding PAS domain-containing protein: MPILNRFKGITPAGAPPQTDLQLTDLLRNYVERAERKEEEQSDTYSAAVPDELQALLTRLTSVIHKREDYYKVRLEMITEAIEISLWEMDVYEGDPVNPLNEFRWTDELRRMIGYTDENDFPNVLESWSNCLHPEDKEGVLQLFADHMLDRTGTIKYDIEYRLKTKAGEYKWFQATGTTVRAADGSPIMVAGALLDIHDKKIKQDQLGALVVRYDLVNRALVEAPWDMVVIAGDPVNPDNEFWWSEQFRRTIGFEGEHDFPNLLSSWSNQLHPDDLQPTLDAFANHLNDYTGQTDYKVNYRLRSKNGEYRWYYAGGETIRDEQGIPLRVAGTIRDITQEVNKEDTIRRVNLQMEGLLTAINEIVHGIVSVTEQAQDIAEVQEQSYKAAVDVKEKTNETKEITKFISEVSNQTSLLGLNASIEAAHAGEYGRGFSIVASEVRKLADHSKMASNNIEKTTQEMNDRIDHIISTINGMSSLTEAQAALTQEVNASVEEVSRMSEELLNILRTL; this comes from the coding sequence ATGCCTATTCTGAACAGATTCAAAGGAATCACCCCCGCAGGTGCGCCGCCCCAAACAGACCTTCAGCTGACCGACCTATTACGAAACTATGTAGAGCGGGCTGAACGCAAGGAAGAAGAGCAATCCGATACATATTCTGCCGCAGTCCCTGATGAACTGCAAGCATTGTTAACGCGACTAACGTCCGTGATACATAAGCGTGAGGACTATTACAAGGTTCGGTTGGAGATGATCACTGAAGCGATTGAGATCTCCCTGTGGGAAATGGATGTGTACGAGGGAGATCCGGTGAATCCGCTCAATGAGTTCAGGTGGACGGATGAGCTGCGCCGGATGATCGGCTATACGGATGAGAATGATTTCCCCAATGTACTGGAGAGCTGGTCCAATTGCCTTCATCCCGAGGATAAAGAGGGCGTGCTGCAGCTGTTCGCAGATCATATGCTGGACCGGACGGGCACGATCAAATACGACATTGAATACCGGCTCAAGACGAAAGCGGGCGAGTACAAATGGTTCCAGGCGACGGGCACAACCGTACGTGCAGCTGACGGATCACCTATTATGGTAGCCGGGGCCTTGCTGGATATTCATGATAAAAAAATCAAGCAGGACCAGCTGGGCGCACTAGTTGTCCGCTATGATCTGGTGAACCGTGCCCTGGTGGAAGCACCTTGGGATATGGTGGTTATCGCAGGCGATCCGGTCAACCCGGATAATGAGTTCTGGTGGTCGGAGCAATTCCGCCGAACGATTGGTTTTGAAGGCGAGCATGATTTCCCGAACCTGTTAAGCAGCTGGAGCAACCAGCTACACCCGGACGATCTTCAGCCCACGCTGGATGCCTTCGCCAATCATTTGAATGATTACACGGGGCAAACGGACTATAAAGTGAACTACCGGTTGCGCTCCAAAAATGGCGAGTATCGCTGGTACTATGCAGGCGGTGAAACGATCCGGGACGAGCAGGGCATCCCTCTGCGGGTAGCAGGAACGATTCGTGATATTACACAGGAAGTCAATAAAGAGGATACAATCAGACGGGTAAACCTGCAGATGGAAGGCTTGCTGACTGCGATTAACGAGATTGTTCACGGGATTGTATCGGTAACAGAGCAGGCCCAGGATATCGCCGAAGTCCAGGAGCAATCCTACAAAGCGGCAGTCGATGTGAAAGAAAAAACGAATGAAACCAAAGAAATCACCAAATTCATTAGCGAGGTCTCGAATCAGACCAGTCTGCTCGGGCTGAATGCTTCCATTGAAGCTGCTCATGCGGGGGAGTATGGCCGGGGCTTCTCTATTGTGGCAAGTGAGGTGCGCAAGCTTGCAGACCACAGTAAGATGGCCTCGAACAATATTGAGAAAACCACGCAGGAGATGAATGACCGTATCGACCATATTATCAGCACCATTAACGGCATGTCTAGTTTGACCGAAGCACAGGCTGCACTGACGCAAGAGGTTAATGCTTCTGTAGAGGAAGTAAGCAGGATGTCGGAGGAGCTGTTAAATATTCTGCGTACTTTATAA
- a CDS encoding ABC transporter ATP-binding protein, with protein MSKKFSLSNSIFYLKSIFVYDWIRIPGLILTALFVAFDTWFIKVYAIKVILDALMNNFDFRRIMIMVAIVIGCKIIKLAYDSAWEYYIKRSDPIIISGFQHVAFKKANEVDINCYDDTDYYNQYIYSVEESSTRPILFLNSIFQLSQTIFSITFSGIFILTSDPLILLFVAIPILGDSFVRTRMIKARIERTHAIIPEKRKMDYVLRTSYLRENALDIRITNIHVVLKDLFLDGVENTIELYKKFSNRFTKLYLVSDAFTHINNTLILLYLIYKIVVTQTLSAGDFIAIKEAVALMSSNLGKIMERIQAFQEHNIYIERFRTFCNYRNKVTDGNSGIPQANVSPYLLQLTNVSFSYNNQSDVLNNINISIKAGQKIAIVGKNGAGKSTLIKLMMRLYDATKGSIEFKGVDIRTFNKQEYLSQFDTVFQDHNSYACSLIENILFESNPTAEEMDKMMNILDNIDFSIFLEDKSKIELELTKEFSEEGIILSGGQNQKVALARALYRDHSVLILDEPSSALDSISEHKWMRLMEKVEMNHTVILISHRLSSVRDSDCIYYMEDGRILESGPHDKLMDLQGHYFQMFKVQADAY; from the coding sequence ATGAGCAAGAAATTTTCTCTTAGCAATAGCATATTTTACCTGAAATCAATTTTCGTATATGACTGGATCAGAATACCGGGCCTAATTCTTACCGCATTATTTGTCGCTTTCGACACTTGGTTCATTAAGGTGTATGCCATCAAAGTAATCTTAGATGCTTTAATGAATAATTTTGACTTCAGACGAATTATGATTATGGTTGCAATTGTTATTGGCTGCAAAATCATTAAACTTGCTTACGATTCTGCCTGGGAATATTACATAAAACGTTCTGACCCTATCATCATTTCCGGTTTTCAGCATGTTGCTTTCAAGAAGGCTAATGAGGTAGACATCAATTGCTATGACGATACGGATTACTACAACCAATATATCTACTCTGTAGAAGAAAGCTCCACAAGGCCGATTCTTTTCTTAAATAGTATATTTCAACTGAGCCAAACGATTTTCTCCATAACATTTTCCGGAATTTTTATTTTGACTAGTGATCCTCTAATCTTGCTGTTTGTTGCTATTCCTATTCTTGGAGATTCGTTTGTCAGAACAAGGATGATCAAGGCCCGAATAGAGCGAACCCATGCTATCATCCCGGAAAAAAGAAAAATGGATTATGTGCTCCGGACCAGTTATCTTCGTGAGAATGCCCTAGATATTCGTATCACCAATATTCATGTAGTGCTTAAAGACCTGTTTCTAGATGGTGTTGAAAATACGATTGAACTCTATAAAAAATTCAGTAACCGGTTTACGAAATTGTACTTAGTTAGTGATGCCTTTACTCATATTAATAACACTTTGATCTTGCTATACCTCATCTATAAAATTGTAGTTACACAGACACTAAGCGCAGGAGATTTTATCGCCATTAAAGAAGCTGTTGCGCTTATGAGCAGCAATCTCGGCAAGATTATGGAGAGAATCCAAGCATTTCAGGAGCATAACATATACATAGAAAGATTTCGTACCTTTTGCAACTATAGAAACAAGGTTACAGATGGGAATTCAGGGATTCCGCAGGCCAATGTATCACCTTATCTTCTTCAATTAACTAATGTGTCGTTTAGCTATAATAATCAGTCCGATGTTCTGAACAATATAAACATTTCCATTAAGGCTGGGCAAAAAATAGCGATTGTAGGTAAGAATGGTGCAGGGAAAAGTACGTTAATCAAGCTTATGATGCGCTTATACGACGCCACCAAAGGTTCAATAGAATTTAAAGGGGTCGATATTAGAACATTCAATAAACAAGAATACCTGTCTCAGTTCGATACCGTGTTTCAAGATCACAATAGCTATGCTTGTTCACTGATTGAGAATATTCTGTTTGAGTCTAACCCTACAGCAGAAGAGATGGACAAAATGATGAATATATTGGACAACATAGATTTCTCTATATTTCTAGAGGATAAGAGCAAGATAGAACTCGAGTTGACAAAAGAATTCTCAGAGGAGGGGATTATTCTATCTGGCGGTCAAAATCAAAAGGTGGCGTTGGCTCGTGCACTGTACAGAGATCATTCCGTATTGATACTCGATGAACCCTCAAGCGCATTAGATTCCATATCAGAACATAAGTGGATGCGATTAATGGAAAAGGTGGAAATGAACCATACGGTCATTCTAATCTCGCACCGGCTGTCCTCCGTAAGAGATTCAGATTGTATCTATTATATGGAAGATGGCCGAATTCTTGAATCTGGCCCTCACGATAAACTGATGGATCTTCAGGGACATTACTTCCAGATGTTTAAGGTACAGGCGGATGCTTATTGA
- a CDS encoding DinB family protein — MSESNHAFGQALVKSLVGERGHIPIARALPDLTLELAGYTIEGIPYSIYQLVKHMGYWQDFMLTHLEGGQPQRPTSVQESWPAEKAPAEERQLQEAIAHLLQGVDKAVAIAQSAKLDEPLAHFPGETKGGLLRNIASHNSYHLGEIVLLRRLQGAWPPPGGGYPA; from the coding sequence ATGTCCGAATCCAATCATGCTTTTGGTCAAGCACTGGTGAAATCTTTGGTAGGGGAGCGCGGACATATTCCGATCGCCCGGGCTTTGCCGGATCTGACACTGGAGCTTGCAGGTTATACAATAGAAGGAATTCCTTACTCCATCTATCAGTTGGTGAAGCATATGGGCTACTGGCAGGACTTCATGCTGACCCACCTGGAGGGCGGCCAGCCTCAGCGGCCTACAAGCGTACAGGAGAGCTGGCCTGCGGAGAAGGCCCCGGCAGAGGAACGCCAGCTTCAGGAGGCCATCGCGCATCTGCTGCAAGGTGTCGATAAGGCGGTTGCTATCGCTCAGAGCGCCAAGCTCGATGAGCCATTGGCCCATTTTCCCGGGGAGACCAAAGGCGGGCTTCTGCGCAATATCGCCTCCCATAACTCCTACCATCTGGGAGAGATTGTTCTGCTCCGCCGTCTGCAAGGTGCGTGGCCTCCGCCAGGGGGCGGTTATCCTGCTTAA